In Streptomyces sp. RFCAC02, the following proteins share a genomic window:
- a CDS encoding RDD family protein: MSGLVTGDAVVLGLRPARLPSRAMAVALDLVVVLGVYLLLSVVLVSSVLSLGTAATAAVNVALFLLVVLGAPIAVETLSGGRSIGKAAFGLRVVRADGGPIRFRHALVRGAVGLVEMPLTLGTVATVASLVSADGRRLGDVFGGTLVVRERLPGARGPVMPAAPPWLAGRYGDADLSQVPEGLWLSVRQYLGRLRQLDPAVAWSMGVRLAGEMATAVGAPPPGAGHPADYLAALVAERQRRDAARIGGYDGPSAGAAAGVGPEPAGAASARPAASPPETGIPGPDISGTGASGAEPGEAARPSSAGGGAGFTPPG; this comes from the coding sequence ATGAGCGGGCTGGTCACCGGTGACGCCGTCGTCCTCGGGCTGCGGCCGGCGCGGCTGCCGAGCCGGGCCATGGCCGTGGCGCTCGACCTGGTCGTCGTGCTCGGCGTCTACCTCCTGCTGTCGGTGGTGCTCGTCAGCTCGGTGCTGTCGCTGGGGACCGCCGCGACGGCGGCGGTGAACGTCGCCCTGTTCCTCCTCGTGGTGCTCGGCGCGCCCATCGCCGTGGAGACGCTGAGCGGCGGGCGGTCGATCGGGAAGGCCGCGTTCGGCCTGCGGGTCGTCCGGGCCGACGGGGGGCCGATCCGGTTCCGGCACGCGCTGGTGCGCGGCGCGGTCGGGCTGGTCGAGATGCCGCTGACGCTCGGCACCGTGGCGACCGTCGCCTCGCTCGTCTCCGCGGACGGGCGGCGGCTCGGAGACGTCTTCGGGGGGACGCTGGTGGTGCGGGAGCGGCTCCCCGGCGCGCGGGGGCCCGTGATGCCGGCCGCGCCGCCCTGGCTGGCCGGGCGGTACGGCGACGCGGACCTGTCCCAGGTGCCCGAGGGGCTGTGGCTCTCCGTGCGCCAGTACCTGGGCCGGCTCCGGCAGCTCGACCCGGCCGTCGCCTGGTCGATGGGGGTGCGTCTCGCGGGCGAGATGGCCACCGCGGTGGGGGCGCCCCCGCCCGGGGCCGGGCACCCGGCGGACTACCTGGCGGCCCTGGTCGCGGAGCGGCAGCGCCGGGACGCCGCCCGCATCGGCGGGTACGACGGCCCGTCGGCGGGTGCGGCGGCCGGGGTCGGTCCGGAGCCCGCGGGCGCGGCGAGTGCGCGGCCGGCGGCCTCCCCGCCGGAGACCGGCATACCCGGGCCGGACATATCGGGGACCGGCGCGTCCGGGGCCGAACCCGGGGAGGCGGCGCGGCCGTCGTCCGCCGGGGGCGGCGCCGGCTTCACTCCGCCGGGCTGA
- a CDS encoding stage II sporulation protein M, producing MDLDVFIAAHRAEWERLDALLRTPGRRRGGHEVDELVQLYRRTAGHLSLIQSSAPDPALISRLTTLVARARSEVVGTRRSSWRDAVRFFTVAFPAACYRTRRWWVPTAVVCVLLSAVVGWWIADSEEIRASIAAPETLREMTRPGGEYETYYSSSPATAFSAQVWTNNAQAAAMCLAFGALLGLPVLWVLLQNTLNLGVGVGLMGSADRLDVFLGLILPHGLLELTAVFLAAGAGLRLGWTVIDPGPRPRAAALAEEGRATLGMAIGLAAVLLVSGVIEGFVTPSGLPTWGRIAIGAVAELLFLVYVFVIGRRAALAGDTGDLERADREAAAPVAA from the coding sequence ATGGACCTCGACGTCTTCATCGCCGCCCACCGGGCGGAGTGGGAACGGCTGGACGCCCTCCTGCGCACGCCGGGACGCCGGCGGGGCGGCCACGAGGTCGACGAACTCGTCCAGCTCTACCGGCGCACGGCGGGGCACCTGTCCCTGATCCAGTCGAGTGCCCCCGACCCCGCGCTGATCAGCCGGCTGACCACGCTGGTCGCGCGCGCCCGCAGCGAGGTCGTGGGCACCCGGCGGTCGTCCTGGCGGGACGCGGTCCGCTTCTTCACGGTGGCGTTCCCCGCCGCCTGCTACCGCACCCGGCGGTGGTGGGTGCCGACGGCAGTGGTGTGCGTGCTGCTGAGCGCGGTCGTGGGCTGGTGGATCGCGGACAGCGAGGAGATCAGGGCGTCGATCGCGGCCCCGGAGACGCTGCGCGAGATGACGAGGCCGGGCGGTGAGTACGAGACGTATTACTCCAGCAGTCCGGCGACGGCCTTCTCGGCACAGGTCTGGACGAACAACGCGCAGGCCGCGGCCATGTGCCTCGCCTTCGGCGCGCTGCTCGGACTCCCCGTGCTGTGGGTGCTCCTGCAGAACACCCTGAACCTCGGGGTGGGAGTGGGCCTCATGGGCTCGGCGGACCGGCTGGACGTCTTCCTCGGTCTGATCCTCCCGCACGGCCTGCTGGAGCTGACGGCGGTCTTCCTCGCGGCGGGTGCGGGACTGCGCCTCGGCTGGACGGTGATCGATCCTGGGCCGCGGCCCCGTGCCGCCGCGCTCGCCGAGGAGGGCAGGGCCACGCTCGGCATGGCGATCGGACTGGCCGCGGTGCTGCTGGTCTCGGGGGTCATCGAGGGGTTCGTGACCCCCTCGGGACTGCCGACCTGGGGGCGGATCGCCATCGGGGCGGTGGCGGAGCTGCTGTTCCTCGTCTACGTCTTCGTGATCGGGCGGCGGGCCGCCCTGGCCGGCGACACCGGTGACCTGGAGCGGGCCGACCGGGAGGCGGCGGCCCCGGTCGCGGCCTGA